Genomic window (Rossellomorea aquimaris):
ACATTTAATTAGATTCAAGTTCATCGTGAATCCCTCCACGGTAATTTACTAGTAAACTATTCTTAATAGTCTTAGCTTGCCACAAACAAGCTCTTTTCGCAATCATCTCACCAAATATTATTTAAGATTATTCTCATGGTGTGACTTGTAGAAAACTTAAAAGTTGAATTTCATCGGCCATTTAGAGACAATGGAATGGGTGATGATCATGAAGGATGAGTATACTTTTCAGTTTCAAGTTCAAGAGGTAGAAGAAGCGTGTGACGAATTCCATTCCCGGGATGTGACTGTATTGGTCCATATTCTGAATGACAAAAAAGACCTTTTACATGAAGGTCTCTTTCGTGTGCGTTTCAATCAAATCGGGATCTATCCTTTTCCTAAAGATGTAGCCCGACAAATATCTTCTAAGCAGCTCCAGCGATTACTTCTAATTGAATTGAAGAGATATATAAAGCCCCAAAGAAAATACCTGAGTCCAGGGGAATATAAACCTGTTTGGTAACTAACTGATCTCTGCTATTTCATGATGTAAGAGGTCTCGTGTCCATTTACATGATGTTTGATAGCATTCCATCACATCTCCTTTGTTTAATTTCAGTTCGGCCATTTTTGTTTCGATTGCTGTCCAGTCAGCTTTTTCAAGCAAAATAACCAGCTCCAGAATGTCTTTGAACTCGTTTGAGGCACCCGTTAATGCATTGCAGATTTCATCATTCAATGGTAATTCATTCAGGATTACTTCAAATGGCATAGATAATATAGTTTCCATCAATGAAAACATACCCGTAAGGAAATAGCTCGACTTCATTGAACCGCGATTGTGCTTCTCTGCGAGCAACTCACACATTTTTGCCCTCGTTAAAGATAATGTAATAACTTCGTTTTCTAATTGCTTCCTTTTACCAACCTGTTCCCTGACGGCTAAAACATAAATCCATCGTTTAATTTCCAGAAGACCCAATAGAACAATAGCCTGTCGAATAGAATGAATTTTATGTTTAGGGCGGTAAGATGGTGAATTGATTAATTTTAAAAGTTTATAGGACAAAGAAAGATCCTGTTCAATCAATCGACTAATCACATCAATGTTCGGTTCCTTCATTTCCAGGCTTTGAATAATAGAATAATATGAATGAAAATATGTAGGTACTTCATGGGTAGAAATGATTTTTGGTTTACTAAAAAAATACCCTTGAAAGAAATGGTATCCGTTTCTCCTTGCCTCTTCATATTGTTCCTCTGTCTCCACTTTTTCTGCCAGGA
Coding sequences:
- a CDS encoding HDOD domain-containing protein; protein product: MEVFVARQPIFDRNGETVAYELLYRNNELNMFPNIDGDQATADVIINSYLNIGLESLSAGKPCFINFTENLLRDRVPTYFKPKEIVVEILENVIPSPEILKACLELKELGYKIALDDFVINESDPNYLKLMKIADYVKVDFLNTTDTDRGTIEVFANLLGYKLLAEKVETEEQYEEARRNGYHFFQGYFFSKPKIISTHEVPTYFHSYYSIIQSLEMKEPNIDVISRLIEQDLSLSYKLLKLINSPSYRPKHKIHSIRQAIVLLGLLEIKRWIYVLAVREQVGKRKQLENEVITLSLTRAKMCELLAEKHNRGSMKSSYFLTGMFSLMETILSMPFEVILNELPLNDEICNALTGASNEFKDILELVILLEKADWTAIETKMAELKLNKGDVMECYQTSCKWTRDLLHHEIAEIS